The following nucleotide sequence is from Drosophila kikkawai strain 14028-0561.14 chromosome 2L, DkikHiC1v2, whole genome shotgun sequence.
CATGGTGGACAGCGACTTCAAGTGTGGCATGAGACTGACCAGAAAGCTGTAGTCTGAATCGTTCTTCATGGCGGCATCCACGACTGCAGCGGCTTTATCCTGATGGCTGCTGCTGTAGCCACTCGAAGTAGGCCCGTCGCATGAGGACGAGGTCTTCCGGCGACGGCACCTCTTCGATGGCGGTGGCGGGGTTGGCAGTAATGCGTGATTGGGGGGTAGATTTAGCGGCGAGAGCAGTCTGGGCGACAGCTCCGGGTCCGAGTTGGGCAATTTTGTGGCCGTCGAGCTGTCTGCTTTTCGCTGCCGGGTTGCCGAACCTAGATCAGAGCCCGAATCCTGACGCTCTGCGGATTCCCGCTTGAAAATATCTCCAATGATCTCAAAGTCCACAGAGTCATCGTTGTCCagatccacatccacatcgaTTGAGAAGTCTCCCAGCCCGCTGATCTCGTAGTTCTCCGCCAGCTCGGCTACACCGTCAAAGGGTTCCGGCGGAAATGGGACCAGGCACTGGGGATCGAAGATGTGACGCAGAAACTCCAGAGCCCGGAAGTACGGCCAGTGGGACATGGTGATGCGCTTCTGCTGGATCTTGCGCACCTCTGCGCGGTAACTATCCCGCAGGCATTTAAACCGCTTCTTGCAGGTTAAGACTGAAAGAATACGGGAGTTATTAATAGCCTCTAGCTGTGTGGTGGAGCCTGGGCGGCCCAGCACACTCACTGTCCAACTGCATATGGTGCGCCACACCGGCCCACTGCGTTAGGAACTCGTCCTTGCGACAGGCCATCGCCATGTTGGTGTCCCAGAGCGGCCGCCGCTTGGCAACCTCGGCAATCAACCGAAAGTTATCCGATCTCATTATGGCTGTTGCGGGGGGCTCAACTCAAGAAAATCGTGGCGTGTAAACAAATGCACTTTTTGGAAAGGCTTCTTTTCTTCTCGGAATCTTCGCGCAGGCAGCAAAACAAAGATGTACTGCAAGCAGACTGGCTGCCGGAGGTTACTCCGAAGCGAAAACTGTAAATGTTTTGCCTGGTTGGGGCCacttttaacaaaaaaaaaaaggaaaaactcgGGATAAATATTGGTTCTCAGCCCGCTTCACTTCGCCACAATGCAGTTGGCAACTTTGGCCGAACAGCTGTTATCGCTCTTTCGACATTTTGATCTACGCACGCCACGGTCACACCAATGCACAGTGGGCAAGGGAATTTATTACAtttcaatgtttttatttattttaatttttatttattttaataaattacaataacAAGTAGtacacttttaattaaaaaaatacaaggttaaagttttaatgcaattttcgaatgaaattttaaaacctAGAGGGCCACTGTAATTTTTCGGTTAGTCTGGCAGCCTTGGCGGCACATCTAATGAATCAGAATCGAAAAGTTTATTTCACTTGCCGGCTGTGGCttttgaaatcaatttaataacTTGGCCGTCATGTCGAACGCTGCAGAGGAGTGCAAGGACGAGGATTTGCCCGCAAATACGCTGGAGCACTTCACGGAACTGGAGCAGGTGCTGCTGATGATCGAGAACATTAAATCCATCGAGGCAGATTCCTTCGAAAGGGAGTTTGAGCAATACGCCCAGGTTCTGTCGCGCTACCAGGAGCAGCCGCATCTACTGGATCCGCATTTGGAGGAGCTGTTGGGCAAACTGCTGGGCAAGATTAGGCAGCAGAGCCTGCCATCTGGCGAACGCCATGCCGCCTTCAAGTATCTGTACATCATCAGCAAGGTTCGCACCTACAAGGTGCTGGTGAAGTTCATGCCGCACGAACTCAGCGACCTGGAGTTTGTTTTAGAGCTGCTGGGCCAGCAGGATCCGCACAAGTTCGCCGAGTGGGAGACGCGATACATACTGCTCCTTTGGATGT
It contains:
- the LOC108074615 gene encoding uncharacterized protein — its product is MRSDNFRLIAEVAKRRPLWDTNMAMACRKDEFLTQWAGVAHHMQLDILTCKKRFKCLRDSYRAEVRKIQQKRITMSHWPYFRALEFLRHIFDPQCLVPFPPEPFDGVAELAENYEISGLGDFSIDVDVDLDNDDSVDFEIIGDIFKRESAERQDSGSDLGSATRQRKADSSTATKLPNSDPELSPRLLSPLNLPPNHALLPTPPPPSKRCRRRKTSSSCDGPTSSGYSSSHQDKAAAVVDAAMKNDSDYSFLVSLMPHLKSLSTMNNLRFRVEANRLLMDLNREELQRQPQERGLGGLPKLTPAPDSSFATEQDQQHLSNSSYYYEHEKHNGGAASPSSSGYVDISMVECDVKIENEPLL